One stretch of Bosea vaviloviae DNA includes these proteins:
- a CDS encoding CaiB/BaiF CoA transferase family protein yields MSASLDGVKVIDLSRYIAGPFCGQLLGDLGADVVKVERIDGGEEGRRVGETVEGDTLFFLSANRNKRGFAIDFRDKEGQALLRQLAATADILIENFRPGTMEAMGLGWDVLSALNPRLIMVRISGFGQEGPLAQHPCFDGAAQAQSGVMAMTGPAGGAPTMAGVFVCDYSTALYGVIGTLAALHARETSGRGQVVEATLMDSGMALMTTAIPERILFGREPERLGNRDRYLSPSHCFRSRDGIWIYIVAGNDVHFPRLAAAMGRPELAQDARFATFVARNANVAELEAIIDAWAAERDGEAVLEIIHAADIPCERVATIADVIANPQVVHRKQIVDVPHPVMGSVPFQAPAVRLHGTPTVIRRGAPGLGEHGAEILSDWLGMSTPEIERLQAAGTI; encoded by the coding sequence ATGTCGGCATCGCTTGACGGGGTAAAGGTAATCGACCTCTCGCGCTATATTGCCGGGCCGTTCTGCGGTCAGCTTCTGGGCGATCTCGGCGCCGATGTGGTGAAGGTCGAACGCATCGACGGCGGCGAGGAGGGCCGGCGCGTCGGCGAGACGGTGGAGGGAGACACGCTGTTCTTTCTCTCTGCCAACCGCAACAAGCGCGGCTTCGCCATCGATTTCCGCGACAAGGAGGGCCAGGCGCTGCTCCGGCAGCTCGCCGCTACCGCCGACATCCTGATCGAGAACTTCCGGCCCGGCACGATGGAGGCCATGGGGCTCGGCTGGGACGTGCTGAGCGCGCTGAATCCGCGCCTGATCATGGTGCGCATCTCAGGCTTCGGGCAGGAGGGGCCGCTCGCCCAGCATCCCTGCTTCGACGGCGCCGCCCAGGCTCAGTCCGGCGTCATGGCGATGACCGGACCGGCAGGCGGCGCGCCGACCATGGCGGGCGTCTTCGTCTGCGACTATTCGACCGCGCTCTACGGCGTTATCGGCACCCTCGCGGCGCTGCATGCGCGCGAGACCAGCGGCCGCGGCCAGGTCGTCGAGGCGACCCTGATGGATAGCGGCATGGCGCTGATGACCACGGCGATCCCGGAGCGCATCCTCTTCGGCCGCGAGCCGGAGCGCCTTGGCAACCGTGACCGCTACCTCTCGCCCTCGCACTGCTTCCGCAGCCGGGACGGCATCTGGATCTATATCGTTGCCGGCAACGACGTGCATTTCCCGCGGCTCGCCGCCGCGATGGGCCGGCCGGAGCTGGCGCAGGATGCGCGCTTCGCCACCTTCGTCGCCCGCAATGCCAATGTCGCCGAGCTGGAGGCGATCATCGATGCCTGGGCGGCCGAGCGCGATGGCGAAGCCGTTCTCGAGATCATCCACGCGGCCGACATCCCCTGCGAGCGCGTCGCCACCATCGCCGACGTCATCGCCAATCCGCAGGTGGTGCATCGCAAGCAGATCGTCGACGTGCCTCACCCGGTGATGGGTTCAGTGCCGTTCCAGGCGCCTGCGGTGCGGCTGCATGGCACGCCCACCGTCATTCGCCGCGGCGCGCCCGGCCTCGGCGAGCACGGCGCCGAGATCCTGTCGGACTGGCTCGGCATGAGCACCCCCGAGATCGAACGGTTGCAGGCGGCGGGGACGATCTGA
- the moaD gene encoding molybdopterin converting factor subunit 1, with the protein MKISYFSWLRTKTGIPNEEIALPVQCRTVDDLVRHLAARYPALAEIADARGSMRFTVNRRYVENSHELASDDEVGLFPPVTGG; encoded by the coding sequence ATGAAAATTTCCTATTTCTCCTGGCTCCGCACCAAGACCGGCATCCCCAATGAGGAGATCGCCTTGCCGGTGCAATGCCGGACGGTTGACGACCTCGTGCGGCATCTTGCGGCGCGCTATCCGGCCCTGGCCGAGATTGCCGACGCGCGCGGCAGCATGCGCTTCACCGTCAATCGCCGTTACGTCGAGAATTCGCACGAGCTTGCCTCCGATGACGAGGTTGGGCTGTTCCCGCCGGTGACGGGCGGCTGA
- a CDS encoding anhydro-N-acetylmuramic acid kinase, with the protein MKPVWAIGLMTGTVLDGMIDVASIRTDGENVAEFGHWKLAPYKTDIRALLAAAVEAALAWRFEGPEPAIFAEAEAALTRAQSEAVADFMAEAGLTPSDVAAVGFHGQTVLHRAPEPGRHGDTRQLGDGRLMADRLGVDVVYDFRTADMRAGGHGAPLSASYHVALLRGINAGPETAALNLGGVGNITWWAGGEEFHAFDTGPANGPINDWIMRHGKGEMDVDGALALSGTVDEERLARLLDHPYLTAPYPKSLDRYDFTADMAEGLSLADGAATLTAFTAGTVGRSLDQLPQRPTKLIVCGGGRKNPAIMAALPKRAGAEVVPAEAVGFRGDAVEAECFAYLAVRALRGMPLSFPLTTGVAGPMTGGQIATRPASARRA; encoded by the coding sequence ATGAAGCCGGTTTGGGCTATCGGGTTAATGACCGGGACAGTTCTCGACGGGATGATCGACGTCGCGTCGATCCGCACCGATGGAGAGAATGTGGCGGAGTTCGGCCACTGGAAGCTGGCTCCGTACAAGACCGACATCCGTGCCCTGCTCGCGGCCGCGGTCGAGGCGGCGCTGGCCTGGCGCTTCGAAGGGCCGGAGCCCGCCATCTTCGCCGAAGCCGAGGCGGCATTGACCCGGGCGCAGTCCGAGGCGGTGGCCGATTTCATGGCGGAGGCCGGCCTGACGCCGTCCGATGTCGCAGCTGTCGGCTTCCACGGGCAGACAGTGCTGCACCGCGCGCCCGAGCCCGGCCGGCATGGCGACACACGCCAACTCGGCGACGGGCGCCTGATGGCCGATAGGCTCGGCGTCGATGTCGTCTACGATTTCCGCACCGCCGACATGCGCGCCGGCGGCCATGGCGCGCCGCTCTCGGCGAGCTATCACGTCGCGCTGCTGCGCGGCATCAATGCGGGGCCCGAAACTGCCGCGCTGAACCTCGGCGGGGTCGGTAACATCACCTGGTGGGCCGGTGGCGAGGAGTTCCACGCCTTCGACACCGGGCCGGCCAACGGACCGATCAACGACTGGATCATGCGCCACGGCAAGGGCGAGATGGATGTCGACGGAGCACTGGCGCTCAGCGGCACGGTCGATGAGGAGCGGCTCGCCCGCTTGCTCGACCACCCCTACCTGACCGCGCCCTATCCGAAATCGCTCGACCGCTACGATTTCACCGCCGACATGGCCGAGGGGCTTTCGCTGGCAGACGGGGCAGCGACGCTGACCGCCTTCACCGCCGGCACGGTCGGGCGCTCGCTCGACCAGTTGCCGCAGCGGCCGACGAAGCTCATCGTCTGCGGCGGCGGGCGCAAGAACCCGGCGATCATGGCGGCGCTGCCGAAGCGTGCCGGGGCCGAGGTCGTTCCAGCCGAAGCGGTGGGCTTCCGCGGCGATGCGGTCGAGGCCGAATGCTTCGCCTATCTCGCGGTCCGCGCTTTGCGCGGCATGCCGTTGAGCTTTCCCCTCACCACCGGCGTCGCCGGGCCGATGACCGGAGGGCAGATCGCGACCCGCCCGGCCAGCGCCAGGCGGGCCTGA
- a CDS encoding SIS domain-containing protein — protein MTDLGLGSAMAQETAEAPDVVARIMASRADLAALAVRLQRMDFDVAVICGRGSSGHAGVHLRYLLETRIGVPVSATAPSVITSLKRPVALRRALFIVISQSGRSPDLVAATMAARREGAATVAILNDIASPVARAAEWVLPLEAGLERSVAATKSVIGSMALGALLVALLADDHELVAALERLPGRLSQALQLDWDVVGRSLPMARAAFIAGRGYGLGPAREIALKMAETLRLPALAYSAAELLHGPRAAVTDQTPVLALRVGDETAEAVDALVANLDASHLAAHLAGGPDSRLPWIGDDHPVTDAIAMLAPAYRMIERTALAMGYDPDNPPHLKKVTETL, from the coding sequence ATGACGGATCTCGGGCTCGGTTCCGCGATGGCGCAGGAAACCGCGGAAGCGCCGGATGTGGTCGCCCGCATCATGGCCTCGCGCGCAGACCTCGCGGCGCTGGCCGTACGCTTGCAGCGGATGGATTTCGATGTCGCCGTGATCTGCGGGCGCGGCAGCTCGGGCCATGCCGGCGTCCATCTGCGCTATCTCCTGGAGACGCGCATCGGCGTGCCCGTTTCCGCGACCGCGCCGTCGGTGATCACCAGCTTGAAACGGCCGGTGGCCTTGCGCCGCGCGCTGTTCATCGTGATCTCGCAATCGGGTCGCAGCCCGGACCTCGTGGCGGCCACGATGGCCGCCCGGCGCGAGGGCGCCGCCACCGTCGCCATCCTCAACGACATCGCCTCGCCCGTGGCGCGCGCCGCCGAATGGGTGCTGCCGCTGGAGGCAGGGCTGGAGCGCTCGGTCGCCGCTACCAAGAGTGTGATCGGGTCGATGGCACTGGGTGCGCTGCTAGTCGCTCTTCTCGCCGATGATCACGAGCTCGTGGCCGCGCTGGAGCGCCTGCCGGGGCGGCTGTCGCAGGCGTTGCAGCTCGATTGGGACGTGGTCGGCCGGAGCCTGCCGATGGCGCGCGCCGCCTTCATCGCAGGACGAGGCTACGGCTTGGGCCCGGCGCGCGAAATCGCGCTCAAGATGGCCGAGACCTTGCGCCTGCCGGCGCTCGCCTATTCCGCTGCCGAATTGCTGCACGGGCCGCGCGCGGCCGTCACCGACCAGACCCCGGTGCTGGCGCTGCGGGTCGGAGACGAGACCGCCGAGGCGGTCGACGCGCTGGTCGCCAATCTCGACGCCTCGCATCTCGCGGCGCATCTGGCCGGCGGGCCGGACTCGCGCCTGCCCTGGATCGGCGACGACCATCCGGTCACGGACGCCATCGCCATGCTCGCCCCAGCCTATCGCATGATCGAGCGCACGGCGCTCGCGATGGGTTACGACCCCGACAATCCACCGCATCTGAAGAAGGTCACGGAAACGCTGTGA
- a CDS encoding SufE family protein: MTMLDSPIEEPIAEVAARLEAEFAAFADFTERVGHVLSLGRRLPRLAPEDCCEDNRVKGCQSQVWVVAEHDADQDRMRLALDSDAVLMRGLLAMLLRLYGDRRPDEILAYSPEVVERLLVGRSLAPSRANGLYLVVKRIRAAAAAASGGRQMAHQP; the protein is encoded by the coding sequence ATGACCATGCTCGACAGCCCGATCGAGGAACCCATTGCCGAAGTCGCGGCGCGACTCGAAGCCGAGTTCGCCGCCTTCGCGGATTTCACCGAGCGGGTCGGGCATGTGCTCAGCCTCGGCCGCCGCCTGCCGCGTCTGGCGCCGGAGGATTGCTGCGAGGACAACCGCGTCAAGGGCTGCCAGTCGCAGGTCTGGGTCGTGGCCGAGCATGACGCCGATCAGGACCGCATGCGGCTCGCGCTGGATTCCGATGCGGTGCTGATGCGCGGCCTGCTCGCCATGCTGCTCAGGCTCTATGGCGATCGGCGGCCGGACGAGATCCTGGCCTACTCGCCCGAGGTGGTCGAGCGGCTGCTCGTCGGCCGCAGCCTCGCGCCAAGTCGCGCCAACGGGCTGTATCTGGTGGTCAAGCGCATCAGGGCGGCCGCAGCGGCCGCGTCGGGCGGGCGTCAGATGGCCCACCAACCATGA
- a CDS encoding ABC transporter permease, whose amino-acid sequence MSFVRSRALDLAVVLFGVSVLTFLMIRLIPGDAVAIMLGANTEVTPDRVAALRSRIGLDQPVVLQYFSWLGGVLTGDLGVSLWTRRPVSEEITGHMWPTIQLTMLALIVGAGLSLPLGVLMARLRGKAWDTALRVGSVAGLTIPSFWLGIMMILALTTLAPDWQLLGYVPFSEDPLGNIAKLLLPAVALALPILANLSRLVRSAMLDALQQDYVRTARAKGLPERRILYRHALRNALIPFVTSAGIMTGYLLGGAIVVEQVFAIPGLGRLILGAIAERNYPLVQATILVVTFAFVLVNFVVDLLYVLIDPRVRL is encoded by the coding sequence ATGAGCTTCGTCCGCTCCCGTGCGCTTGATCTCGCCGTCGTCTTGTTTGGCGTGTCGGTGCTGACCTTCCTGATGATCCGGCTGATCCCGGGCGACGCGGTCGCGATCATGCTGGGCGCCAATACCGAGGTGACGCCCGATCGGGTCGCGGCGCTGCGCAGCCGGATCGGGCTCGATCAGCCGGTGGTGCTGCAGTATTTCAGCTGGCTCGGCGGCGTGCTGACGGGCGATCTCGGCGTGTCGCTGTGGACGAGGCGGCCGGTCTCCGAGGAGATCACGGGCCATATGTGGCCGACGATCCAGCTCACCATGCTGGCGCTGATCGTGGGAGCCGGCCTGTCGCTGCCGCTGGGCGTGCTGATGGCGCGCTTGCGCGGCAAGGCCTGGGATACCGCCTTGCGGGTAGGCTCGGTGGCGGGGCTCACCATCCCCTCCTTCTGGCTCGGCATCATGATGATCCTGGCGCTGACGACGCTGGCGCCGGACTGGCAGCTTCTCGGCTATGTCCCGTTCAGCGAAGACCCGCTCGGCAATATCGCAAAGCTGCTGCTGCCGGCGGTGGCGCTGGCCCTGCCGATCCTGGCCAATCTCTCCCGCCTGGTGCGCTCGGCCATGCTCGACGCGCTGCAGCAGGACTATGTCCGCACCGCCCGCGCCAAGGGCCTGCCGGAGCGGCGCATCCTGTACCGGCATGCGCTGCGCAATGCGCTGATCCCGTTCGTGACCAGCGCGGGCATCATGACCGGCTATCTGCTCGGCGGCGCCATCGTGGTGGAGCAGGTCTTTGCCATTCCGGGCCTCGGGCGATTGATCCTGGGGGCCATCGCCGAACGCAATTATCCGCTGGTGCAGGCGACCATCCTCGTCGTCACCTTCGCCTTCGTGCTCGTCAATTTCGTGGTCGATCTGCTGTATGTGCTGATCGACCCGCGCGTGCGGCTGTGA
- a CDS encoding ABC transporter substrate-binding protein — MARSLTTTALALTMGLAAAALLPAPSQAQVLQAAVDASPAGLDPHIITAFSSFQVVNGSIYEGLTGIDKDLRVVPALAQSWTLSGDGKSYVFKLVSGATFHDGKPLEAADVVASLNRVLSKDIASPLASRLAAMEKASAVDAGTVEVTLKEPSAPFLTALASIAIVPRAFETNKDGLQRQPVGTGPFKFKEWQPNGFIELEKHAGYWNKGQPKLDGVKFNIIPESATRQVGLSSGQYALLPNIDAATALQLKGRPNVKIADTLELAYTLVGMNTSKPPFDNPKVREALNYALNRQEIVQAALFGAGVPGGPLSPALKEWALDVKEFPCFTPSAAKAQELLKAAGITAPVAVTLLVLPRQDIRDIAQVVQAQLNKAGFKAELKIPELGQFVQDWRNSNFDAFVSTNAGSIDPDDYFYRTFRTAGSTNVFKYSNPEIDGLLDAARIETDRAKRKASYNRVQSLLTCDGPAAFMTYGQLFTAMRTNVSGFDIVANRSLFSLATTTQAR; from the coding sequence ATGGCGCGTTCTCTGACCACCACGGCGCTGGCGCTGACCATGGGGCTCGCTGCGGCGGCTCTTCTGCCGGCGCCTTCCCAAGCTCAGGTGCTGCAAGCGGCGGTCGATGCCTCTCCCGCCGGGCTCGACCCGCATATCATCACTGCTTTCAGCTCATTCCAGGTGGTGAACGGCTCGATCTATGAAGGCCTGACCGGGATCGACAAGGATCTCCGCGTGGTGCCGGCCCTGGCCCAGTCCTGGACGCTCTCCGGCGACGGCAAGAGCTATGTCTTCAAGCTGGTCTCGGGCGCGACCTTCCATGACGGCAAGCCGCTGGAAGCGGCCGACGTCGTCGCGAGCCTGAACCGCGTGCTCTCCAAGGACATCGCCTCGCCATTGGCGAGCCGTCTCGCGGCGATGGAGAAGGCGAGCGCCGTCGATGCCGGGACCGTCGAGGTCACGCTGAAGGAGCCGTCGGCGCCCTTCCTGACCGCGCTGGCCTCGATCGCGATCGTGCCGCGCGCTTTCGAGACCAACAAGGATGGCTTGCAGCGCCAGCCTGTCGGCACAGGCCCGTTCAAGTTCAAGGAATGGCAGCCCAACGGCTTCATCGAGCTGGAGAAGCATGCCGGCTACTGGAACAAGGGCCAGCCCAAGCTCGATGGGGTGAAGTTCAACATCATCCCGGAATCGGCGACGCGCCAGGTCGGGCTGTCGAGCGGCCAATATGCGCTGCTGCCGAATATCGACGCCGCCACGGCCCTGCAGCTCAAGGGCCGGCCGAACGTCAAGATCGCCGACACGCTGGAGCTCGCCTATACGCTCGTCGGCATGAACACCTCCAAGCCTCCCTTCGACAATCCGAAGGTGCGCGAGGCGCTGAACTACGCGCTGAACCGGCAGGAGATCGTCCAGGCCGCGCTCTTCGGCGCCGGCGTTCCCGGCGGGCCGCTCTCGCCGGCGCTGAAGGAATGGGCGCTCGATGTGAAGGAGTTCCCCTGTTTCACGCCCTCTGCCGCCAAGGCGCAGGAGTTGCTCAAGGCCGCAGGGATCACGGCGCCGGTTGCGGTGACGCTGCTCGTGCTGCCGCGCCAGGATATTCGCGACATCGCCCAGGTCGTGCAGGCGCAGCTCAACAAGGCCGGCTTCAAGGCGGAGCTGAAGATCCCCGAGCTCGGCCAGTTCGTGCAGGATTGGCGCAACTCGAATTTCGACGCCTTCGTCTCGACCAATGCGGGCTCGATTGATCCGGACGACTATTTCTACCGGACCTTCCGCACGGCCGGCTCGACCAATGTGTTCAAATACTCGAACCCCGAGATCGACGGCCTGCTCGATGCGGCCCGCATCGAGACCGATCGGGCGAAGCGCAAGGCGTCGTATAACCGGGTACAGTCGCTCCTGACCTGTGACGGCCCGGCTGCCTTCATGACCTATGGCCAGCTCTTCACCGCCATGCGCACGAATGTCAGCGGGTTCGACATCGTCGCGAACCGCTCGCTGTTCTCGCTCGCCACGACGACGCAGGCGCGGTGA
- a CDS encoding TRAP transporter large permease, producing MSTLIFQISGVWLLSILAGFPLFASMGLAAFAFVALADLSASIVPQKMAQAMNAFPIVAAPLFILMGNILGAARITDRIVEFATSVIGWLRGGYAHASILTSMIFAGMVGSAVADAAGSGAIEIRAMKKAGYRPETAAAITAAAATIGPIIPPSLPMVIYGVTADVSIGRLFIGGVIPGILMGLSLMAMVMLISKRQGFRKEPFRGFREIGRTFFSGFFALMTPPLILGGMFTGIFTPTEAAAVACLYALFLGFFVYRTLEVKQLGPILVETVETTGLVMVLVMAAGALGWCMSISRVPQTLTPLIVETIKDPLVFLLVCNLILLLVGCFMEALAAMLILIPILVPAAHSFGIDPVQFGIIMILNLILGTIHPPIGVVLFVVTRIANVSFETMSKAILPWIVPLLVVLAAITLWPPLTTWLPNLVMGK from the coding sequence GTGAGCACGCTGATCTTCCAGATCTCGGGCGTCTGGCTGCTGTCGATCCTCGCCGGCTTTCCGCTCTTCGCCTCGATGGGGCTCGCCGCCTTCGCCTTCGTGGCGCTGGCCGATCTCTCGGCCTCGATCGTGCCGCAGAAGATGGCGCAAGCCATGAACGCCTTTCCGATCGTCGCCGCCCCGCTCTTCATCCTGATGGGCAACATCCTGGGCGCGGCGCGGATCACCGACCGGATCGTGGAGTTCGCGACCTCGGTGATCGGCTGGCTGCGTGGCGGCTATGCCCATGCCTCGATCCTGACCAGCATGATTTTCGCCGGTATGGTCGGCTCGGCGGTCGCTGATGCGGCAGGCTCGGGCGCAATCGAGATCAGGGCGATGAAGAAGGCCGGCTACCGGCCCGAGACGGCCGCCGCGATCACGGCGGCGGCGGCGACGATCGGCCCGATCATCCCACCCAGCCTGCCGATGGTGATCTACGGCGTCACGGCCGATGTCTCGATCGGCCGGCTTTTCATCGGCGGCGTCATTCCCGGCATCCTGATGGGGCTGTCGCTGATGGCGATGGTCATGCTGATCTCGAAGCGCCAGGGTTTCCGCAAGGAGCCGTTCAGGGGTTTTCGCGAGATCGGGCGGACCTTCTTCAGCGGCTTCTTCGCGCTGATGACGCCGCCCTTGATCCTGGGCGGCATGTTCACCGGCATCTTCACGCCGACGGAAGCCGCCGCGGTCGCCTGCCTTTACGCATTGTTCCTCGGCTTCTTCGTCTACCGCACCCTGGAGGTGAAGCAGCTCGGGCCGATCCTGGTCGAGACCGTCGAGACCACCGGCCTCGTCATGGTCCTGGTCATGGCGGCGGGCGCGCTCGGCTGGTGCATGTCGATCTCGCGGGTGCCGCAGACGCTGACGCCGCTGATCGTCGAGACGATCAAGGATCCGCTGGTCTTCCTGCTGGTCTGCAACCTGATCCTGCTCCTGGTCGGCTGCTTCATGGAAGCGCTGGCGGCGATGCTGATCCTGATCCCGATCCTGGTGCCGGCCGCGCATAGCTTTGGCATCGACCCGGTCCAGTTCGGCATCATCATGATCCTGAACCTGATCCTGGGCACGATCCATCCGCCGATCGGGGTGGTGCTCTTCGTGGTGACGCGGATCGCCAATGTCTCCTTCGAGACCATGTCGAAGGCGATCCTGCCCTGGATCGTGCCGCTGCTGGTCGTGCTCGCGGCGATCACGCTCTGGCCGCCATTGACGACCTGGCTGCCCAATCTGGTGATGGGCAAATAA
- a CDS encoding HesA/MoeB/ThiF family protein, translating to MPMPQTLSPEELQWYRRQTVLPEIGVSGQEKLKAARVLVIGAGGLGSPLLLYLAAAGIGTLGIVDFDYVEISNLHRQILHSVERLDMPKTESAERSLRALNPHVAIIRHDMPISAENAAGLVRDYDIVADGSDNFATRDAVHSACLAARIPLVSAAVQLTDGLLTTFKAYLGRPHPCYRCLFPDAPPAAVTPSCSEIGVLGPAVGALGSMQAIEVIKEILGTGPSLSGTLMMYDAWHCALDAIALPRRAGCLTCEAIAQPPVTGGNSPTSSSEASSCEFST from the coding sequence ATGCCGATGCCCCAGACGCTGAGTCCCGAGGAGCTGCAATGGTATCGGCGGCAAACCGTGCTGCCGGAGATCGGCGTCTCCGGCCAGGAAAAGCTCAAGGCGGCCCGGGTCCTGGTGATCGGCGCCGGCGGGCTGGGCTCGCCGCTGCTGCTGTATCTCGCCGCGGCCGGCATCGGCACGCTGGGCATCGTCGATTTCGACTATGTCGAGATCTCCAACCTGCACCGGCAGATCCTGCATTCGGTCGAGCGGCTCGACATGCCCAAGACCGAGAGCGCCGAGAGGTCGCTGCGCGCGCTCAACCCGCATGTTGCGATCATCCGCCACGACATGCCCATCAGCGCGGAGAACGCGGCAGGGCTGGTGCGCGACTACGATATCGTCGCGGACGGCAGCGACAATTTCGCCACCCGGGACGCCGTGCATTCGGCCTGCCTTGCGGCACGGATCCCGCTGGTCAGCGCCGCGGTACAGCTCACCGACGGGCTGCTTACCACCTTCAAGGCCTATCTCGGCCGGCCGCACCCTTGCTACCGTTGCCTGTTCCCGGACGCGCCTCCGGCGGCGGTGACCCCGTCCTGCTCCGAAATCGGCGTGCTCGGCCCGGCGGTCGGCGCGCTCGGCTCGATGCAGGCCATCGAGGTGATCAAGGAGATCCTGGGCACGGGGCCGAGCCTTTCGGGCACGCTGATGATGTACGACGCCTGGCACTGCGCGCTCGACGCCATCGCCCTGCCGCGCCGGGCGGGTTGCCTGACCTGCGAAGCGATCGCTCAGCCGCCCGTCACCGGCGGGAACAGCCCAACCTCGTCATCGGAGGCAAGCTCGTGCGAATTCTCGACGTAA
- a CDS encoding ABC transporter permease has translation MPKTGKTPKLLIVAASAVIGLVLVAVLAPWISPYDPLAQDILARLKGPSAAHWLGADQFGRDLLSRLIHGLRASLGISAAAVIVALLIGGTLGLVAAYYRGWTERIVMRCMDVLFAFPVILLAIGVIAMLGPGSGPTAIAIAVVYTPIFARLLRGPALVVAESDFVMNARAIGASDARIIFVHMLPNLASVLLVQTSLLLSAAILVEASLSFLGLGTQPPAPSLGTMLSEGRNVLLLSPWSAVFSGVAILILAFALNLLGDVLRDTLDPRLRGEQ, from the coding sequence ATGCCAAAGACAGGCAAGACGCCAAAGCTGCTGATCGTAGCGGCGAGCGCCGTGATTGGGCTCGTCCTCGTCGCGGTGCTGGCACCCTGGATCTCACCTTACGATCCGCTGGCGCAGGACATCCTGGCCCGGTTGAAGGGCCCGAGCGCGGCGCATTGGCTTGGCGCCGACCAGTTCGGCCGCGATCTGCTGTCGCGATTGATCCACGGCCTGCGCGCTTCGCTGGGCATCTCGGCTGCGGCGGTGATCGTTGCGCTCCTGATCGGCGGCACGCTTGGCCTCGTCGCGGCCTATTATCGCGGCTGGACCGAGCGCATCGTCATGCGCTGCATGGATGTGCTCTTCGCCTTCCCGGTGATCCTGCTCGCTATCGGCGTCATCGCGATGCTGGGTCCGGGTTCCGGCCCGACCGCGATCGCGATCGCGGTGGTCTACACGCCGATCTTCGCGCGCTTGCTGCGCGGGCCGGCGCTGGTCGTGGCCGAGAGCGATTTCGTGATGAATGCGCGTGCGATCGGGGCCTCCGACGCGCGCATCATCTTCGTCCACATGCTGCCCAACCTGGCGAGCGTGCTGCTGGTGCAGACGAGCCTGTTGCTCTCGGCTGCGATCCTGGTCGAGGCATCCCTGTCCTTTCTCGGGCTCGGCACGCAGCCTCCGGCGCCGTCGCTGGGCACCATGCTGTCGGAGGGGCGCAATGTGCTGCTGCTCTCGCCCTGGAGCGCGGTGTTCTCAGGGGTCGCGATCCTGATCCTGGCCTTCGCGCTCAACCTGCTCGGCGATGTCCTGCGCGACACGCTCGATCCGCGCCTGCGAGGCGAACAGTGA
- a CDS encoding TRAP transporter small permease gives MIALARTVFDRAMDILAGILIVMLLVCVTLGIVTRALGDPLIWTDEVSRFLMLWVAVCGWVIASRRQAHIRIRFFHDLLPRQGWRAAETLMQIAMVVFGLLAGWYSIHLVAVNHDLEATTVPISMGLLYAPMVFAGLVTAAQGVFELVANLRNWAVSPYEPTEPPITGEVL, from the coding sequence ATGATCGCCCTCGCGCGCACGGTGTTCGACCGGGCGATGGACATTCTCGCCGGCATCCTGATCGTGATGCTGCTCGTCTGCGTGACGCTGGGCATCGTCACGCGGGCGCTGGGCGATCCGCTGATCTGGACCGACGAGGTCTCGCGCTTCCTGATGCTCTGGGTTGCCGTCTGCGGCTGGGTCATCGCCAGCCGGCGGCAGGCCCATATCCGCATCCGCTTCTTCCATGACCTGCTGCCGCGGCAGGGCTGGCGGGCGGCCGAGACGCTGATGCAGATCGCCATGGTGGTCTTCGGCCTGCTGGCGGGCTGGTACAGCATCCATCTCGTCGCCGTGAACCATGATCTCGAGGCGACGACGGTGCCGATCTCGATGGGATTGCTCTATGCGCCGATGGTCTTCGCCGGCCTCGTCACGGCTGCGCAGGGCGTGTTCGAACTAGTCGCCAATCTCAGGAACTGGGCGGTCTCGCCCTATGAGCCGACTGAGCCGCCGATTACGGGAGAGGTTCTGTGA